The following coding sequences are from one Capsicum annuum cultivar UCD-10X-F1 chromosome 3, UCD10Xv1.1, whole genome shotgun sequence window:
- the LOC107862341 gene encoding cytochrome P450 78A5-like, with amino-acid sequence MYSEYSLPFLPSAVVLNYEVLFFFLLFLAVFAFWLTPGGLAWSFSKSRVSIPGPSGLPVLGLMLTFTGSLTHRLLAKVSNGLKAKSLMAFSVGFTRFIISSHPETAKEILNSSAFADRPVKESAYELLFHRAMGFAPYGEYWRNLRRISATHLFSPKRIMCFGEFRREMGTKMVTEIESFMETDGHVMVKRVLHFGSLNNVMRAVFGRSYDFKEKDGRELEYLVSEGYELLGIFNWSDHFPLLGWLDLQGVRRRCKELVARVNIFVGMIIEEHRFKRAKHGEKGADEGFHDFADVLLDLEKDNKLSDSDMIAVLWEMIFRGTDTVAILLEWILARMVLHPDIQAKAQCEIDTVIGNGRSVCDSDLPKLPYLQAIVKETLRMHPPGPLLSWARLAIHDTKVGHHLIPAGTTAMVNMWAITHDEKIWSQPKEFMPERFMEEDVAIMGSDLRLAPFGSGRRVCPGKAMGLATVQLWLAQLLQEFKWVRSENGVDLSECLKLSLEMKHPLVCKAVARVY; translated from the exons ATGTATTCCGAATATTCTCTGCCCTTCCTTCCCTCTGCTGTTGTGCTTAACTATGAGgttctcttcttttttctcctctttcttGCTGTTTTTGCCTTCTGGCTTACTCCCGGTGGGCTTGCTTGGTCTTTCTCCAAGTCCCGTGTCTCCATTCCTGGTCCTTCGGGGTTGCCTGTTCTGGGGTTGATGTTAACTTTCACTGGTTCACTCACTCATCGACTGTTGGCAAAGGTTTCTAATGGGTTGAAAGCAAAGTCGTTAATGGCTTTTTCAGTTGGGTTTACTCGTTTTATAATTTCTAGCCATCCGGAGACTGCTAAGGAAATCCTTAACAGCTCGGCTTTTGCTGATAGACCAGTAAAGGAGTCTGCTTATGAGCTTTTGTTCCATAGGGCGATGGGTTTTGCACCTTATGGTGAATATTGGAGAAATCTAAGGAGGATTTCAGCAACTCATTTGTTTAGCCCGAAGAGAATAATGTGTTTCGGGGAGTTCAGGAGAGAGATGGGTACAAAGATGGTGACTGAAATTGAGAGTTTCATGGAGACTGATGGACATGTTATGGTGAAAAGAGTTTTGCATTTTGGGTCACTGAACAATGTGATGAGGGCTGTCTTTGGTAGAAGTTATgatttcaaagaaaaagatgGGCGGGAATTGGAGTATTTGGTGAGCGAAGGGTATGAATTACTTGGAATATTTAATTGGAGTGACCATTTTCCTTTGTTGGGGTGGTTGGATTTGCAAGGTGTTAGAAGAAGATGCAAAGAGCTAGTGGCTCGAGTGAATATTTTTGTTGGGATGATCATTGAGGAGCACAGGTTTAAGAGGGCTAAACATGGTGAAAAAGGTGCAGATGAAGGTTTTCATGACTTTGCTGATGTATTGCTTGATTTAGAGAAGGATAATAAGCTTAGTGATTCTGATATGATCGCCGTTCTTTGG GAAATGATCTTCCGTGGGACTGATACCGTGGCCATTTTACTCGAGTGGATTCTTGCTAGGATGGTGTTGCATCCTGACATTCAAGCCAAAGCTCAGTGTGAAATAGACACTGTGATTGGAAATGGTCGATCCGTTTGCGATTCTGATTTGCCTAAACTTCCCTACCTCCAAGCCATAGTGAAGGAGACTCTTAGAATGCATCCTCCTGGTCCTTTACTTTCATGGGCAAGGCTAGCTATTCATGATACCAAAGTTGGTCATCATTTGATTCCTGCTGGCACCACAGCCATGGTGAACATGTGGGCTATCACACACGATGAAAAGATTTGGTCACAACCCAAAGAATTTATGCCAGAAAGGTTCATGGAGGAAGATGTTGCCATCATGGGTTCTGATCTCAGGCTTGCTCCATTTGGTTCTGGGAGGAGGGTGTGCCCCGGTAAAGCAATGGGGCTTGCTACTGTTCAGCTTTGGCTAGCTCAGttgcttcaagaattcaagtgGGTTCGTTCAGAAAATGGTGTGGACTTGTCCGAGTGCCTGAAGTTGTCTTTGGAAATGAAACACCCTTTGGTTTGCAAGGCTGTTGCTAGGGTTTATTGA